A window of Ignavibacterium sp. contains these coding sequences:
- a CDS encoding 5-(carboxyamino)imidazole ribonucleotide synthase: protein MAVLRKDRNTVIGILGGGQLARMSAMQAIQLGFDVAILEKEKKSPAGILTKKEFIGWVDQKKIFDEFIEASDIITLENEFIDYKYLEYIENKGKKVIPDSKTISLIQDKFIQKTTFQNSGIPVPKFLNVNETTTYEFIKSELGSKFVLKSKKMGYDGYGNATVKNKSEFTEALQRLSERHTEIYAEKFVPFVKELAIMVVRTKKEIKTYPIVETIQKNHICHTVIAPARVNEKIIRSVNEIAVEAVRSINGFGIFGIEFFLLEDDSVLVNEIAPRPHNTGHYTIEACTISQFENHIRAVLDLPLGNTELVQPYAVMINLLGKRNGVGVVQNYSEALKSNNVHLHIYGKAESRIGRKMGHITIIGSDLNKILLQAKKIEKQIII, encoded by the coding sequence ATGGCAGTTTTAAGAAAAGATAGAAATACAGTAATTGGAATATTAGGTGGTGGACAGCTCGCTCGCATGTCTGCTATGCAAGCAATTCAATTGGGTTTTGATGTTGCGATATTGGAAAAAGAAAAAAAATCTCCTGCAGGAATTCTGACTAAAAAAGAGTTTATTGGTTGGGTTGATCAAAAAAAAATATTTGATGAATTTATAGAAGCAAGTGACATTATCACGCTTGAAAATGAATTCATTGATTATAAATATCTTGAGTACATAGAAAATAAAGGAAAGAAGGTCATTCCGGATTCTAAAACTATCTCATTAATTCAGGATAAGTTCATACAGAAAACTACATTTCAAAACTCAGGAATTCCTGTTCCAAAATTTCTGAATGTTAATGAAACAACTACTTATGAATTTATTAAGTCTGAACTTGGTAGCAAGTTTGTCTTGAAGTCAAAAAAAATGGGTTATGATGGATATGGAAATGCAACAGTAAAAAATAAAAGTGAATTTACAGAAGCTCTGCAAAGACTATCTGAAAGGCACACAGAAATTTATGCGGAAAAGTTTGTTCCTTTTGTTAAAGAACTAGCAATAATGGTTGTACGAACAAAAAAAGAAATTAAAACTTATCCCATAGTTGAGACAATTCAAAAAAATCATATTTGCCATACAGTTATTGCACCTGCCAGAGTAAACGAAAAAATAATCCGTTCTGTAAACGAAATTGCTGTTGAAGCTGTTAGGTCAATCAATGGCTTTGGGATTTTTGGAATAGAATTTTTTCTGCTTGAAGATGATTCTGTTTTGGTTAATGAAATAGCCCCTCGACCACATAACACTGGACATTATACAATTGAAGCTTGCACAATCTCACAATTTGAAAATCATATCAGAGCAGTTCTTGATTTACCATTAGGAAATACTGAATTAGTTCAACCCTATGCTGTTATGATAAATTTGTTAGGAAAAAGAAATGGTGTAGGTGTAGTGCAGAATTATTCTGAAGCTTTGAAAAGTAATAATGTCCATCTGCATATTTATGGTAAAGCTGAATCGAGAATAGGAAGAAAGATGGGACATATTACAATCATCGGTTCGGATTTGAATAAAATTCTTTTGCAGGCGAAAAAAATAGAAAAGCAAATAATCATATGA
- the purE gene encoding 5-(carboxyamino)imidazole ribonucleotide mutase, with product MKKSKPLVGIIMGSDSDLPVMSEAAKILDEFNIPYEIKIVSAHRTPDLMFSYAKSAAKRGLKVIIAGAGGSAHLPGMTASNTILPVIGVPIKSKSLDGLDSLLSIVQMPVGVPVATVAINGAKNAGILAAQILGLEDSSLSAALVRYKLKMKNESLKKNSKLNN from the coding sequence ATGAAAAAATCTAAACCTTTAGTTGGAATAATAATGGGCAGTGATTCAGACTTACCGGTAATGAGTGAGGCAGCAAAGATTCTTGATGAGTTTAATATTCCTTATGAAATTAAAATCGTTTCAGCTCATCGAACTCCGGACTTGATGTTTAGCTATGCAAAGAGTGCTGCAAAGAGAGGACTCAAAGTAATTATAGCAGGTGCTGGTGGCTCAGCGCATTTACCTGGTATGACTGCATCGAATACAATTCTCCCGGTGATAGGTGTTCCGATAAAGTCAAAATCACTTGATGGTTTGGATTCATTATTATCAATAGTTCAGATGCCGGTAGGAGTGCCAGTCGCTACTGTTGCTATTAATGGAGCTAAGAATGCAGGCATTTTAGCTGCTCAGATATTAGGTTTGGAGGATTCCTCTTTATCGGCTGCACTAGTCAGGTATAAGTTGAAGATGAAGAATGAATCTTTAAAGAAAAATTCTAAATTGAATAATTGA
- a CDS encoding T9SS type A sorting domain-containing protein, translating to MQKKLFFLFSLILLWSVIPVIAQDNSKEVNRDRTYSEPQKLEYQTIPLESSEAVLFDNGPLVTLPGGGCSGGDASILDGTLGLTVYGFGAQQASGNYIADDFTNTAAWNIDSLKFFAYQTGATTVTINGIYVQIWNGQPNAGGTVIWGDLTTNRLSAARFTNIYRALNTTPTDCNRRIQEVVVNTSGLNLAPGNYWIQWGFTGTGTSGPWQPPVTISGQTNTGNGLQNLAGTWGDLLDGTFPQGAPFIVYGTSGPPCPVGAPSNPNPADGSTNVSINPGNATWTNGAGTTQVEVWFGPQGNLQQVYNGPAITSLAIPGPLMYNTTYGWRVVCKNDTCGVSGPTWTFTTEQDPNLWCFVDNFESGTGNWTIVDNGGNPPTCVWTIYTPPYPNAYTIPNSSGGVFAADVDECGSGSSLNSTATITNPFDFSIYQTVVIEFDQDFNALTANDACYVEVSTDGTNWNIVWQQVGVDLRNTHEIVDVSSSGALQSTFYVRLRSVQPGWDWWWAIDNFKVCASNPIPVELTSFVASVTGNNVTLNWSTATETNNQGFEIQRSNGGEYQVVGYVAGHGTTVEPKSYSYTDQNVGRGRYQYRLRQIDFDGKSEYSSVIDVEVIGPKEFSLAQNYPNPFNPSTTIDFTLAVDSRVTLKIFDVLGQEVMTLVNGNYTSGSHKVNFDASGLNSGVYVYRIDATGIDGKTFSATKKMILNK from the coding sequence ATGCAGAAAAAACTATTCTTTCTTTTTTCTCTAATTCTTCTTTGGTCTGTCATTCCTGTAATTGCTCAGGACAATTCTAAAGAAGTTAACAGAGACAGAACTTATTCTGAACCACAGAAACTGGAATATCAAACTATTCCACTTGAAAGTTCAGAAGCAGTACTGTTTGATAACGGACCATTAGTAACATTGCCGGGAGGTGGCTGTAGTGGTGGAGATGCCAGTATTCTGGATGGTACTCTTGGTTTAACAGTTTATGGCTTTGGTGCGCAACAAGCAAGCGGAAATTATATTGCAGATGATTTTACAAATACTGCAGCGTGGAATATTGATTCGTTGAAATTTTTTGCATACCAAACCGGTGCGACCACAGTTACCATAAATGGAATTTATGTACAAATCTGGAATGGACAGCCAAATGCAGGTGGTACAGTTATTTGGGGAGATTTAACTACAAACAGACTTTCAGCTGCGAGATTCACAAATATTTACAGAGCATTGAATACAACACCTACTGATTGTAACAGAAGAATTCAGGAAGTAGTAGTAAACACAAGCGGATTAAATCTTGCACCTGGAAATTATTGGATTCAATGGGGATTTACCGGAACAGGTACTTCTGGTCCATGGCAACCTCCAGTTACTATCTCAGGACAAACTAATACTGGTAACGGATTACAAAATTTAGCCGGAACCTGGGGAGACTTGCTTGATGGAACCTTCCCTCAGGGAGCCCCATTTATTGTTTATGGAACTTCAGGGCCACCTTGTCCTGTAGGTGCACCTAGCAACCCAAATCCTGCAGATGGTTCAACCAACGTTTCCATAAATCCGGGTAATGCTACCTGGACAAATGGTGCAGGTACAACTCAGGTTGAAGTTTGGTTTGGTCCTCAAGGAAATTTACAACAGGTTTATAACGGTCCTGCAATAACTTCTTTAGCTATTCCTGGTCCACTAATGTACAATACCACTTACGGTTGGCGAGTTGTTTGTAAGAACGATACCTGTGGTGTAAGCGGTCCAACCTGGACTTTTACAACAGAACAGGACCCCAATCTTTGGTGCTTTGTTGACAATTTCGAAAGTGGTACGGGCAATTGGACAATAGTTGACAATGGAGGCAATCCGCCTACCTGTGTTTGGACAATTTATACCCCTCCATATCCAAATGCCTACACGATTCCTAATTCCTCAGGTGGTGTTTTTGCAGCAGATGTTGATGAATGCGGAAGCGGTTCCAGCTTAAATTCTACCGCAACAATCACTAATCCTTTTGATTTCTCTATTTATCAAACTGTTGTAATTGAGTTTGATCAGGACTTTAATGCATTAACTGCAAACGATGCTTGTTATGTTGAAGTAAGCACTGATGGAACAAATTGGAATATAGTTTGGCAACAGGTAGGAGTAGATTTGAGAAATACTCACGAAATTGTAGATGTAAGTTCTTCGGGTGCATTGCAATCAACATTTTATGTAAGATTACGCTCAGTACAGCCCGGATGGGATTGGTGGTGGGCAATAGATAACTTCAAGGTTTGTGCAAGCAATCCAATTCCAGTAGAATTAACTTCTTTTGTTGCATCTGTAACTGGAAATAATGTTACACTTAATTGGTCAACTGCAACCGAAACAAATAACCAGGGCTTTGAAATTCAGAGAAGCAACGGTGGTGAGTATCAGGTTGTTGGTTATGTTGCCGGACACGGAACTACAGTTGAACCAAAATCTTATAGCTACACAGATCAGAATGTTGGTAGAGGAAGATATCAATACAGATTAAGACAGATTGATTTTGATGGTAAATCTGAATATAGCTCTGTTATTGATGTTGAAGTTATTGGACCAAAAGAATTCAGCTTGGCTCAGAACTATCCAAATCCATTCAATCCATCAACAACGATTGACTTTACATTGGCAGTTGATAGCCGTGTAACATTAAAGATATTTGATGTATTGGGACAAGAAGTAATGACATTAGTAAACGGAAATTATACATCAGGCAGCCATAAAGTTAATTTCGATGCAAGTGGATTGAATAGTGGAGTTTATGTTTACAGAATTGATGCAACCGGAATTGATGGTAAAACATTCTCAGCAACAAAGAAGATGATTTTGAATAAATAG
- a CDS encoding choice-of-anchor J domain-containing protein gives MNKLLTFLSVFLLFSSTLLIAQDEQLTQEQKLYLDQFGNPSVAENIPVRTNGVIKWSEGFEDATFPPSGWNVYNVDGGTQLWLRYTTTPIFGSASAAIRWESSTLTNDDWLVTPQFLVDAGDTLKFWAKMQSTFYTDSCQIYYSTTGGTPPTDYSYITTIIPTTTPELYQVDLSSLAGQNVFLAFRYNALDQFRLYLDSVYVENSVVPVELTSFVASITGNNVKLMWKTATETNNMGFEIQRSNGSDFKAIGFVNGKGTTTETQTYSFEDKGLQTGKYSYRLKQVDFDGTSEYSSVVEVEILGPKEFSLAQNYPNPFNPSTTINFSLASDSKVTLKVFNILGQELLTLVNGNYSAGNHKIIFDGSNLNSGIYMYRLDATGIDGKTFSSVKKMILNK, from the coding sequence ATGAATAAACTTCTAACATTTTTGTCTGTTTTTCTATTGTTTAGCAGCACTTTGTTAATTGCACAGGATGAGCAATTAACTCAGGAACAAAAACTCTATCTTGATCAGTTTGGAAACCCGTCGGTTGCAGAGAATATTCCCGTTAGAACAAATGGTGTGATCAAATGGTCGGAAGGTTTTGAAGATGCTACATTCCCTCCAAGCGGATGGAATGTTTATAATGTTGATGGAGGAACTCAACTATGGTTGCGCTATACAACCACTCCAATTTTCGGTTCCGCATCTGCTGCAATAAGGTGGGAAAGTTCAACTCTTACAAATGACGATTGGTTGGTAACTCCACAATTTCTTGTTGATGCAGGAGATACACTAAAATTCTGGGCTAAAATGCAAAGCACTTTTTATACTGATTCTTGTCAAATTTATTATTCTACAACCGGAGGAACTCCTCCAACCGATTACAGTTACATTACCACAATCATTCCAACTACAACCCCTGAACTTTATCAGGTCGATTTAAGTTCTCTGGCTGGTCAAAATGTTTTCCTGGCTTTCAGGTACAATGCACTTGATCAGTTCAGATTATATCTTGATAGTGTTTATGTTGAAAACTCAGTTGTACCGGTTGAACTGACTTCTTTTGTTGCAAGCATTACAGGAAACAATGTTAAACTTATGTGGAAGACCGCAACTGAAACAAATAATATGGGATTTGAAATTCAAAGAAGCAATGGTAGTGATTTCAAAGCAATTGGTTTTGTAAATGGAAAAGGTACAACCACTGAGACTCAAACCTATTCATTTGAAGATAAAGGACTCCAAACAGGGAAATATTCATATCGACTTAAACAAGTTGATTTTGACGGTACATCTGAATATAGCTCTGTTGTTGAAGTTGAGATCCTTGGACCAAAAGAATTTAGCTTAGCACAGAACTATCCCAATCCATTCAATCCATCAACCACAATCAATTTTAGTTTAGCATCTGATAGCAAAGTTACCTTAAAAGTATTTAACATACTTGGGCAGGAGTTATTAACTTTAGTTAATGGTAATTACTCAGCAGGAAATCATAAAATTATTTTCGACGGTAGTAATCTAAATAGCGGTATTTATATGTATAGGTTAGATGCAACCGGAATTGATGGTAAAACATTTTCATCAGTTAAGAAAATGATTCTGAATAAATAA
- a CDS encoding glycosyltransferase family 9 protein, protein MILKTDCIHFPGDRPCFANKQFGKTCNDCEYYKKVGENILIIKFDAIGDVLRTTSILPAIKREFPESRVSWLTKSNATDIFIGNGLVDEVLAVENNFTLPKLLSQNFDLILHPDANPVSSAYAKIIPAKEKRGFTLDDKGKVQVCNEEAIEWFEMGAFDQLKKANKKTYQEIIHSLLKLKYRKDEIILNLTEEEINFRENFFNENKLDRFKFIVGLNTGGSRRWKYKKWRIEGFKEVIKALSENTEIGILLFGGEIEIELVNTLKSFSDRVIDTGTNNSLRQFFSLIELVDVLVTGDTLALHAATALNKRVICLFGPTSSNEIEDYGRIIKITPDMDCLVCYKQDCDFVPNCMDKITSDMILEKINSLIKF, encoded by the coding sequence ATGATTCTTAAGACTGATTGTATTCATTTTCCTGGTGACAGACCTTGCTTTGCAAATAAGCAATTTGGAAAGACTTGTAATGATTGTGAGTATTATAAAAAAGTTGGTGAAAATATTTTAATAATAAAGTTTGATGCGATAGGTGATGTTTTAAGAACCACATCAATTCTTCCGGCAATAAAAAGAGAATTTCCTGAAAGCCGTGTTAGCTGGCTAACGAAATCAAATGCAACAGATATTTTTATTGGCAACGGTTTAGTTGATGAGGTTTTAGCAGTCGAAAATAATTTTACTCTTCCAAAACTATTATCACAAAACTTTGATTTGATTTTACATCCTGATGCTAATCCTGTTAGTTCTGCCTACGCTAAAATTATTCCTGCAAAAGAAAAAAGAGGATTTACTTTAGATGATAAAGGTAAAGTTCAGGTATGCAACGAAGAAGCGATTGAATGGTTTGAAATGGGTGCTTTTGATCAGTTGAAAAAAGCAAATAAAAAAACTTATCAGGAAATAATTCACTCTCTGCTGAAACTAAAATATCGCAAAGATGAAATCATCTTAAATCTGACTGAAGAAGAGATAAATTTTCGAGAGAATTTTTTTAATGAGAACAAACTTGACCGATTCAAATTTATCGTTGGCTTAAATACAGGCGGCAGTCGTCGTTGGAAATATAAAAAGTGGAGAATTGAAGGATTCAAAGAAGTAATCAAAGCTTTAAGTGAAAATACTGAAATTGGAATTCTGCTTTTCGGTGGTGAAATTGAAATCGAACTTGTTAATACCCTTAAATCATTTTCAGATCGCGTTATTGACACAGGTACAAACAATTCTTTACGACAGTTTTTTTCATTAATAGAGTTAGTTGATGTTCTTGTAACCGGTGATACATTAGCTTTACACGCAGCAACTGCATTAAACAAAAGAGTAATTTGTTTATTTGGTCCGACATCAAGTAATGAAATTGAGGATTATGGAAGAATAATAAAAATTACTCCTGATATGGATTGTTTGGTTTGCTATAAACAGGATTGTGATTTTGTTCCGAACTGTATGGATAAGATTACATCTGATATGATTTTAGAAAAAATAAATTCACTCATCAAGTTTTAG
- a CDS encoding T9SS type A sorting domain-containing protein codes for MTKSIQSLLMGLALIFSFSLSVLAQSSEHSFGLAPNVQNLKGETAYGEGANLPESLYGYGTDALSTPANAFVQFPFPAGSPLTPVSNGPDWLSGADFGPGGLIYGCGYGTGAAPFTLYSVNPSTGAFSVISNSVNVTGTVTGMGYHEASNTMYLASTTGTVSYLYTIDVNTGNTSLIGTVTNSALLIAIAVNCAGQIYGVDLSDVLLSIDPNTAAGTVIGNIGFDANFAQDADFDATTGVMYLAAYNNTSSQGQFRSVDLNTGNTTLIVAWSGSEITGMALDGTCGPPCPVGQPSNPNPPSGSINVPINPGNATWTNGAGTTAVEVWFGPVGNLSQVYNGSPITSIAIPGPLNYNTNYGWKVVNKNDTCSVSGPVWTFRTELNPGTLFSEPFNDLSNWTPVGPLGLTNWSTQSSNNATGQSAPELRFSWNPSFNGASYLKSVAITGPTNQELTLTLKHFLDWYADPSGSMGIAVTYDDGATYTPLWQLTDPTGNVGPEQISANFTATSSPFKLALFYNGNSFNIDFWYVDDIEVTYIIPVELTSFVATSIGNSVELNWSTATETNNQGFEIQRSNGGEFVKVDFVAGNGTTAQPQSYRFVDQNVPAGKYTYRLKQIDFNGQFEYSPAVEVDVTGVTEYSLHQNYPNPFNPSTSISFDLATESKVTLRIFDILGQEVVTVFSGNLNAGNHKVDFNANGLNSGVYFYQIDATGIDGKTFSATKKMILNK; via the coding sequence ATGACCAAATCTATTCAATCTCTACTGATGGGATTAGCTTTAATATTTAGCTTTTCTCTATCAGTTCTTGCTCAAAGTTCTGAACATTCCTTCGGTCTAGCACCTAATGTGCAGAATCTGAAAGGGGAAACCGCTTATGGTGAAGGAGCTAATTTACCTGAATCATTATATGGTTATGGAACTGATGCTCTATCTACACCAGCTAACGCTTTCGTTCAATTTCCATTTCCTGCTGGTTCGCCGCTTACTCCTGTTTCAAACGGACCAGATTGGTTATCTGGTGCAGATTTTGGACCAGGTGGACTAATATATGGTTGCGGTTATGGAACCGGTGCTGCTCCATTTACTTTGTATTCAGTTAATCCGTCGACGGGTGCTTTCAGTGTTATTAGTAACAGTGTAAATGTGACAGGAACAGTTACAGGTATGGGATACCACGAAGCAAGTAACACAATGTATCTTGCCTCAACAACTGGAACAGTTTCTTACCTTTACACAATTGATGTCAATACTGGTAACACATCATTAATCGGCACTGTCACAAACTCAGCACTTTTAATTGCAATTGCTGTTAATTGTGCAGGACAAATTTACGGTGTTGATTTAAGTGATGTACTTTTGAGCATTGATCCTAATACCGCTGCTGGAACAGTAATTGGTAATATAGGATTCGATGCTAATTTTGCGCAGGATGCAGATTTTGATGCTACAACCGGAGTTATGTATCTTGCTGCATATAATAATACATCTAGCCAGGGACAATTCAGATCAGTTGATTTGAATACAGGAAATACAACCTTAATTGTAGCCTGGTCTGGTTCAGAAATTACAGGAATGGCTTTAGATGGTACTTGCGGACCACCTTGCCCGGTTGGTCAACCTTCTAATCCAAATCCTCCAAGTGGTTCTATAAATGTTCCAATCAATCCTGGAAACGCTACCTGGACAAATGGTGCTGGTACTACTGCAGTAGAAGTTTGGTTTGGTCCTGTTGGAAATCTTTCTCAGGTTTACAATGGCTCCCCAATAACTTCAATCGCTATTCCAGGTCCATTAAATTATAACACTAATTATGGTTGGAAAGTGGTAAATAAAAATGATACTTGCAGTGTATCGGGTCCAGTCTGGACATTCAGAACAGAACTTAATCCAGGAACTTTGTTTAGCGAACCGTTCAACGATCTTTCGAACTGGACGCCGGTAGGTCCACTTGGTTTAACAAACTGGTCTACTCAGAGTTCAAATAATGCAACAGGTCAGTCAGCACCTGAATTAAGATTCAGCTGGAATCCTTCATTTAATGGTGCTTCATATCTTAAGTCTGTTGCAATCACTGGTCCAACAAATCAGGAATTAACACTCACTTTGAAACATTTCCTTGACTGGTACGCAGACCCAAGCGGTTCAATGGGTATTGCAGTAACCTATGATGATGGCGCAACATATACACCATTATGGCAATTAACTGACCCAACAGGAAATGTCGGACCAGAACAAATTTCTGCTAACTTTACTGCAACATCTTCACCATTTAAGTTGGCATTGTTCTACAACGGTAATTCATTCAATATCGACTTCTGGTATGTTGATGATATTGAAGTTACTTATATAATTCCTGTTGAATTAACTTCATTTGTTGCAACTTCAATTGGAAATAGTGTTGAACTTAATTGGTCAACCGCAACAGAAACAAATAACCAGGGCTTTGAAATCCAGAGAAGCAATGGTGGTGAATTCGTAAAAGTTGACTTTGTAGCAGGCAATGGAACAACTGCTCAGCCACAATCATACAGATTTGTTGATCAGAATGTTCCTGCAGGAAAATATACATACAGATTAAAGCAGATTGATTTCAACGGTCAATTTGAATATTCACCTGCAGTTGAAGTTGATGTAACTGGAGTAACCGAATACTCATTACATCAGAATTATCCTAATCCATTTAATCCATCAACATCAATCAGTTTTGATTTGGCAACCGAATCAAAAGTTACACTAAGAATATTTGATATTCTTGGACAGGAAGTAGTAACAGTATTTTCTGGTAATCTCAATGCAGGAAATCATAAAGTTGATTTCAATGCAAATGGATTAAACAGTGGTGTTTACTTCTATCAGATTGATGCAACCGGAATTGATGGTAAAACATTCTCAGCAACAAAGAAGATGATTTTGAATAAGTAA
- a CDS encoding glycosyltransferase — MNSRKKKIIIIGPTYPYRGGNSLYVSFVYETLSKEFEVKIFNYKLLYPSFLFPGKTQFDTSGEIKKIPSERIVNSLNPFNWISIASRINSEKPDLIIFDWWHPYFALCHFFISSFINKKLKKRILFITENYISHEGHFIDRWLTRIGLHHAKYFIALSQKVEDELKQNFKNKKIYRSELPIYDHLSGNAEDINSLKRKFSISEDEKVLLFFGYIRKYKGLDILLEALNILKSESQKIKLIVAGEFYDDKEFYSELIKKYDLEKRVIMQNEYIPNEKVKEYFLVSDVVVLPYRNATQSGILNLAYGFRKPVIVTKVGGLAEFVIDQFTGLVVDEAKADSLANTIKKFFEIENKIDFRKNIAEFVKSNRFNNLNEIINKVLEDNNDS; from the coding sequence TTGAATTCTCGCAAAAAGAAAATAATCATTATCGGACCAACTTATCCTTATCGTGGTGGTAATTCTTTATATGTTTCATTTGTTTATGAAACACTTTCCAAAGAGTTCGAAGTAAAAATTTTTAATTACAAACTTTTATATCCTTCATTCTTATTCCCTGGTAAAACACAGTTCGATACAAGTGGTGAAATAAAAAAAATTCCTTCGGAAAGAATTGTAAATTCATTAAATCCATTCAATTGGATTAGTATTGCTTCAAGAATTAATTCTGAAAAACCTGATTTAATAATATTCGATTGGTGGCATCCTTATTTTGCTTTATGTCATTTCTTTATAAGTTCATTCATAAATAAAAAACTTAAGAAAAGAATTCTCTTTATAACTGAAAATTATATTTCTCACGAAGGACATTTTATTGATAGATGGCTTACCAGAATTGGACTTCATCATGCAAAATATTTCATTGCGCTTTCTCAAAAAGTTGAGGATGAATTAAAACAAAATTTCAAGAACAAAAAGATTTATCGTTCCGAACTTCCGATATATGATCATTTATCGGGTAATGCAGAAGATATAAACTCATTGAAACGGAAATTTTCCATATCAGAAGATGAAAAAGTTTTATTGTTCTTTGGATATATCAGAAAATATAAAGGACTCGATATTTTATTAGAAGCATTAAATATTCTTAAATCTGAATCTCAAAAAATTAAATTGATTGTAGCTGGTGAATTTTACGATGATAAAGAATTTTATTCTGAATTAATAAAAAAGTACGATTTGGAAAAACGAGTAATTATGCAAAATGAATACATACCAAACGAAAAGGTTAAGGAATATTTTCTTGTTTCCGATGTGGTCGTTCTTCCCTATCGAAATGCAACACAAAGTGGGATATTAAATTTAGCTTATGGATTCAGAAAACCGGTTATTGTTACCAAAGTCGGTGGTTTAGCAGAATTTGTTATTGACCAATTTACAGGTTTAGTAGTTGATGAAGCTAAAGCAGATTCACTTGCAAATACAATTAAAAAATTTTTTGAAATTGAAAACAAAATTGATTTTAGAAAAAACATTGCTGAATTTGTTAAGTCAAATAGGTTCAACAACTTAAATGAAATCATCAACAAAGTTTTAGAGGATAACAATGATTCTTAA